The nucleotide sequence GCACTGTGCAATCTGTTGCTGGTGACCGGTAACATGGGCCGCTTCGGCTCGGGCGGCTATCCGATGCGCGGGCACAACAACGTCCAGGGCGCCTCCGACTTCGGCAACATGCCGGATCGTTTCCCGGGCTACGAGTTCGTCTCCGACGACGCCGTACGCCAGCGCTACGAAAAAGCCTGGGGCGTCGAGCTGTCGACGAACAAGGGGCTGAACAACCACGAGATGGTGCACAACATCCACGACGGCGATCTGAAATCGCTGTACGTCGTGGGCGAGGACATGAGCATCGTCGATTCCGACGCGCTCAATGTGCAGGCCGCTTTCGAGAAGCTCGAATTCTTCGTCGTGCAGGACATGTTCTTCTCGCGTACCTGCGAGTTTGCCGATGTCGTGCTGCCGGCCGGCCCCTCGGTGGAAAAGGAGGGCACCTTCACCAACACCGAGCGGCGGATCCAGCGCATCTACCAGGTCTTTCCGCCGCTGGGCGATTCAAAACCCGACTGGCTGATTCTCACCGAGCTGGCCAAGTATCTCGGCCACGACTGGGGCTACACCCATCCGAGCCAGATCATGCACGAGGCCGCCGGTCTGGCGCCCATGTTCGCCGGCGTTCATTACGATCGGCTGGCCGGCTTCAACTCGTTGCAGTGGCCGGTCGCCGCCGACGGCACCGATATGCCGGATCTTTATCCGGAACTCAAATTCCATTTCGATAACGGCCAGGCGAAATTCCATCCGGTGAGTTGGACTGAACCGACCGACCAGGTCGACGACGAATACGATCTGCACTTGAACAATGGACGCCTGCTGGAGCATTTCCACGAAGGCAACATGACCGACGAGACCGACGGCATCATCTACAAGATCCCGCACGGTTTCGTCGAGGTCTCGCCGGAACTGGCCGAAGAGCGCGGGCTGGAAAGTGGCGCCGTGGTCCGGCTCAAGTCGCGGCGCGGGGCGATCAAGGTCGCCGTCGAGGTGACCGACCGCGTGCAGGGCAAGCAAATGTACATGCCCATGCACGGCAAGAAGAATATCGAGGCGATCAACGTGCTCACCAGCTTCGAGGCCGACAAGGATACCGACACCCCGGCCTATAAGGAGCTGGCGGTGAACATGCAGGTGCTTGAGGACCATGGGCGGGCGCCGCTCAAGCCGAACAATCAGCGCAACAAGAAGCGGCATCCCACCAGCGGCGTTCAGGTCAACCAGAAATGGGAGCGCGACGACTACAAGCGCCCGCCCAAGATGCGCCCGACCGGCAGCGGTTTGTAGCAGGCCTTGAATTCACGCCACGGCCGCGATGCATCGCGGCCGTGACTCGACAGGATTTTCCCGATGGCAGAACAGATTCACTATCGCCCGGAACAAGCCAAACGGCTGCGTCCGGAAACGGCCGACGAACTTGAGAAATTCGAGGGCCGCATCGCCGAAATCAATGACCTGCTGGATCAGCTCTATGAATCCGGCCTGATGCGTTGGCTGAAGGATTTCGTGGGCGCGATGCCAGAAGTCTCGATGATCGCGCTCGACGGCCTCAATACTGAGCACGGCCAGGCCGGCATGCGTAATCTGCTGGTGCTGGCCAAGCAGTTGGGTAAGGTTGACCCCGACCAGCTGGAGCGCATGTTCAATGCCATGCATGCCGGCCTGGACCGGATCGATGAAACCGCGACGGGCGAGCACCAATCGCCCTATGACCCGCCGGGCGTGACCGGCGTGTTCAAACTGCTACGCGATGAGGACCTCTGGCGCACGCTGGCGCCGGTGATCGAGGGCGCCAAGGCGTTCTCGGCCGAAAGCCGTCGTCAACGCAACGATACCGGCAAGCAGCAAAACGGCGACGGCAGCGATTCGAAGGGTTAGGCCCTGGACCCTTTTCTATTTTCCCAAAGCATTTGTCCGCAGATGAGCGCAGATACGATGCGTTTTCTGCCGGCGTCGATTCGCGTTCATTGGTGTACTTGATGATGTGTAAAGTTCAGTCAAAGGCTTGACGACGCGATTGTTCGCGCAGCTGAGCCTGACGCCAGCGGTGCCTTGATCTTCCTTCTTATTTGCGCTCATTTGCAGACAAATGCTTTTGCTGATTCAGCCAGCTGCGTGTCGTACATAATCACGTTGGCGTATCGCTGCCGGCGCGCCGCGGATCGATAAAAGCGGAAAATGCTCTAGGGTCTGTTGCCGTTTCGTCCGAGTCCGCGCCAAGCGCTGTTTTGCGGCAAGACGAGGCGTAGCGAACGTGGCGTAGTCGTTCTACGCAAGAGAGCTACAACGCTGGATTGCCGCAAAACAGCGCTTGTCCCGAAGGGTTGGGCCGCAAATCGCGCCCGGCGGCGTTGCAAGTCTTGATCGTGGCACGCCACGATGCGGCGACTCGCGCCTTGCCGGACACGATTTGCGGTCTCCAACGCGGCGCTCGTACGAAACGGCAACAGACCCTAGATGATCCCGGCCACCCGCAGCACGAACACGCCGGCGGTCATGGTCAGGCTGGCGGCCAGCGTGGTCAGGGCCACGATATTGGCGGCCAGGCGCGCATCGCCGCCCATGGCCTCGACCATGATGAAGCTGGCGGCCGCGGTCGGGCAGGCGAAGTAGACAAACATCAGCCCCAGTTCGCGCGGCGGATAACCCAGCAGCCAGCCGCCAAGCACAGCCGCCCCGGGCAGAATCGTCATCTTGATCGCACTGGCCGAGAACGCGATGCCGCGTGCCTCGTAGAGCGCGCGAACCGACAGGGCGCCACCGATGCAGATCAGGGCCAGCGGCAACGTGAGTTGGGCGAAATATTCGCCGGTGGTCATCACCCACTTCGGCATCGGCATGCCGCTGGTGGCGACGGCCACCGAGGCCAGGGTTGCCAGAATGAGCGGGTTGGTGGCCACGCCGCGCGTGATCGAGCGCCAGTCCGCGCTTTCGCTCGGCTGGTACCAGGTCAGCACGATCACGGCGAGGATGTTGTAGATCAGAATCACCTCGCCGACGAGAACGCTGCCCGCGGACAGGCCGAAATCGCCGTACATGTTTTGCGCCAGCGCCAGGCCCACGATGCCGCAGTTGCCGCGAAAGGCGCCCTGTACATAGACGCCGCGCTGAATCTCGGGCACGCGCCAGATTGCCCACAGCCAGATCAGTACAAAGCTGGCGACCGTGGCCAGGCCGAAGTAGGCGATCATCCCCGGGCGAATCGCGTCGCCGAGATTTGCGCCCACGATCGAGACGAAGATCAGCGCCGGCATGCTGCCCTTGAACACGATCTTCGACGCGGCCGAGACGAAGCGATCGTCGATCCAGCCGACCCGGCGCATGCCGATGCCCACGAAAACCAGCGCGAATACCGGCAGCGTGACGTCCAGTGTATGGATGAAAATCGCCGCAATATTCATGGGCAACAGCCGGTGGCGCAGGAGTGAAAGGCCGTGGGGCGGCCGGCGGGGCGCCAGTATAGATTTCGATCCGGCCCGGATACAGCCGCGCGCCACGCCGAGCGCACCGGAAGGTGAGCCCAGGCTTTATGATGGCAGCATTCACATCGGCCACACCAAGTGCCCATGCGCCGATCCAACATCCCTGATTCGCCCGATCCCCGGGCGGCAGCCACCTCGGCCCGCGAGCGGGTGGAAATCGCCAGTTACCGTGATGGTGGCTGGCGCACGATCGACGACACACTGGCGGTCGAGCGCGCGCTGGAAATTCATGTGGCCGGTGCGGAGCCGCTCATCACCATGCGCACGCCCGGCCACGATCGCGAACTGGCCGCCGGCCTGTTGCATGGCGAAGGCGTGGTGCAAACGGTCGACGATATCGTCTATCTGCGCCACAGCCCGGATGAGCCCGACGTGATTCGCGCCATGCTCAAGCCGGCGGCCCGCGCGCGCCTCGACCGCATCGAGCGCAATACGCTGGCGACCAGCGCCTGCGGCGTCTGCGGCAAGCCGAGTTTCCGCGCGCCGGAGCCGCGCCGGGGCGATCCGGCCACGGGCGCTGCGTTACGCATCGAGCCCGGCTGGTTGTTGGGGTTGCCCGACCGGATGCGCGCCGAGCAGGGCGTGTTCGAAACCACCGGCGGCCTGCATGCAGCCGCGCTGTTTGCCGCCGGTGGCGATCTGATTGCGCTGCGCGAGGATGTCGGCCGCCACAACGCCCTCGACAAGCTGATCGGTCGGGCGCTGCTCGAGGACGAGTTGCCGCTGGATCAGCAAGCGCTCATGCTGTCCGGCCGGGCGAGCTTCGAACTGTTACAGAAGGCGATCGCGGCCGGTATTCCGGTCGTCTGCGCAATCTCGGCACCGAGCAGCTTCGCGGTGGAGCTGGCCCGTCGGTTTTCGACCACGCTGGTTGGTTTTCTGCGCGGCGAACGCTTCAACTGTTACAGCGGCGTCCATCGTCTGGGCCCGGCGTAGGCGGCATCGACTGGCGAGGTCGACTTATGCCCAATTGACGGCGGCGGCCCGGGGCATAACGCTCTGCCGCTAATTCGCGGCCGTTGGGGGCCGCGGTGACACAATCGATATTGGGGGAAATACATGACCAGCCGAAATTTCTGGGTCGCCAGCGCACTGGCGGCAGTGATGGCGCTCGCCGGCTGCGGCCAGTCGAGCAACGATCAGGATCAGGCCGCCAGCGGAAGCGCATCCGATAACGCCGGGCAATCGGTGAACCTGATCTTCGGCACGGGCGGCACCTCGGGTACGTATTACCCGATCGGCGGCGCGCTCAAGGGCGTGTTCGAGAAGAGTGATCGGATCGGCAACGTACAGGTGGTCTCCACCGGCGCTTCGGTGCAGAACATCAACAACATCATGGATGGCACCAACCAGATCGCCATCGTGATGAGCGACGTGGCCTACGACGCGCTCAAGGGCAATAACCAGTTCAAGGGACGGCCGGCCAAGATCGACGCGCTCGCGGGCCTGTATCCGAATGTCGTGCAGATCGTCGCGCTCGACGGCTCGAACATCCACAGCGTGGCCGACCTGAAGGGCAAGCGGGTCGGCGTGGGCAAGGTCGGCTCGGGTGTGGAGGCCAGTGCCAAGAAGGTGCTGGAATCCGCCGGGCTGAAATACGACGATCTGGCACGTGTCTCGCACACTGGCTATGCCGACTCGGTCACCGACATGAGCAACGGCAATCTGGACGCGGCGTTTTTCACCTCGGGCGTGCCGAATTCGTCGATCACCGGCCTGATGCAGAACACCAAGGTGCATTTCGTCAACGTCGACGGCGCCACTGCGAAGAAACTGCTGCAGGAGTATCCGTACTACGAAAACTACGATATCCCGGCGCACAAGAAGAACGAATACGATCTGGCCAACGACGTGCACACGGTCTCGATCCGCAATCTGCTGATCGTGCCGGCGTCGATGGACAAGGCGGTCGCCAGGGATCTGGCCCAGCGCTTCTACGACTATCTCGGCTCCGATAGCGTTTCGGTCGCGGCACTCAAGCAGTTCGATCGCAACAAGATGAACCAGAATC is from Salinisphaera sp. LB1 and encodes:
- a CDS encoding DUF1641 domain-containing protein → MAEQIHYRPEQAKRLRPETADELEKFEGRIAEINDLLDQLYESGLMRWLKDFVGAMPEVSMIALDGLNTEHGQAGMRNLLVLAKQLGKVDPDQLERMFNAMHAGLDRIDETATGEHQSPYDPPGVTGVFKLLRDEDLWRTLAPVIEGAKAFSAESRRQRNDTGKQQNGDGSDSKG
- a CDS encoding AEC family transporter is translated as MNIAAIFIHTLDVTLPVFALVFVGIGMRRVGWIDDRFVSAASKIVFKGSMPALIFVSIVGANLGDAIRPGMIAYFGLATVASFVLIWLWAIWRVPEIQRGVYVQGAFRGNCGIVGLALAQNMYGDFGLSAGSVLVGEVILIYNILAVIVLTWYQPSESADWRSITRGVATNPLILATLASVAVATSGMPMPKWVMTTGEYFAQLTLPLALICIGGALSVRALYEARGIAFSASAIKMTILPGAAVLGGWLLGYPPRELGLMFVYFACPTAAASFIMVEAMGGDARLAANIVALTTLAASLTMTAGVFVLRVAGII
- the fdhD gene encoding formate dehydrogenase accessory sulfurtransferase FdhD; its protein translation is MRRSNIPDSPDPRAAATSARERVEIASYRDGGWRTIDDTLAVERALEIHVAGAEPLITMRTPGHDRELAAGLLHGEGVVQTVDDIVYLRHSPDEPDVIRAMLKPAARARLDRIERNTLATSACGVCGKPSFRAPEPRRGDPATGAALRIEPGWLLGLPDRMRAEQGVFETTGGLHAAALFAAGGDLIALREDVGRHNALDKLIGRALLEDELPLDQQALMLSGRASFELLQKAIAAGIPVVCAISAPSSFAVELARRFSTTLVGFLRGERFNCYSGVHRLGPA
- a CDS encoding TAXI family TRAP transporter solute-binding subunit, whose protein sequence is MTSRNFWVASALAAVMALAGCGQSSNDQDQAASGSASDNAGQSVNLIFGTGGTSGTYYPIGGALKGVFEKSDRIGNVQVVSTGASVQNINNIMDGTNQIAIVMSDVAYDALKGNNQFKGRPAKIDALAGLYPNVVQIVALDGSNIHSVADLKGKRVGVGKVGSGVEASAKKVLESAGLKYDDLARVSHTGYADSVTDMSNGNLDAAFFTSGVPNSSITGLMQNTKVHFVNVDGATAKKLLQEYPYYENYDIPAHKKNEYDLANDVHTVSIRNLLIVPASMDKAVARDLAQRFYDYLGSDSVSVAALKQFDRNKMNQNLVLPVHPGAKAFYDTLNQGGSGSDGSSSGGASDAGKS